The genomic region ACCCTTTGTTGCGAAGGGACCCTTTCGGATACCCCAATTCGGCTTCTAGATTTTCAATGATAGAGTTTGATAGAGGCTCTTCAGTTGCCATATGGTGACTTCCCCTCTTGCAATAAATTCAGTCAAACTTCGTTCGTGAAATCCTGCCTGCCAATTATCCGCATAATTTCAACGCCTCGATCTGTGATCCGATAGTAGACGGAATGCACCCCACACAAGCTACGTCGATATCCTTGTCGGATATGATCAACAGCCGGATACAACATGGGCTGTTTGGCCAAAATTTCAAAATGTGCGCTTAGTTGATCACGGTAATGGTCAGACTGTTCCACCCCATGCCGTTCATCGCCATACAGCGCGATACTGATAAGGTCGGCTTGTGCAGCTAGAGACAGTTTATAACCAGTCATTCAGCCTTCGCTTGTTGGCGCGCTTCTTCCCAAATCTCCTTAACGCTTTTGTCGGCAAATCCACTGCGTTCAGCTTCAATCAGCTTTGCGCGAATGGCTTCAATTTGCTCAGGCGTTTCCTGTTGCTGCAACTGACGTTCACGGATCAGGGCGCGGATAACTTCGCTGTCATTGCCATAATAACCTTTGGCAACTTCCGCTCGAATCCACTCATCCTGTTGGTCAGTGACCGAAATACTTTTTTTAACCATAGACATATTTAATCCTCCAATGGAGCATATTGTACTCCATTGTAGTATACTTTGCCCTAAAAGTCATTCCTAAAATTCTTGCCTCTCAACGCTGATTTTCTCAGACAATTCTTGTCTAGCAATATCCTAGCGGGGAGAATTAATCGCCTAAAGGCGATTAAGAGGGGCTGGCATTGAAGCCCCTGTCGCGCGCAGCGCGACAAAATTTTTTTTATTCAGGCTTTTCCACCTTGATAGACTTAATGAACCGCGCGTGCTGGTTCAAAATGCCGTGGGTGTTGGCGTCATATTCGGTGATTTCACTCACTCGCCTAAAGCGGATTAATTGCGATAGTTCCATCAAGGTATCAACGCTGTTGGCTTCAATGAAAATCAGGTTGCCGGTTCCGCTTGCTGTGACGCATAGCTGCTTGTTCTTGGGGTCGAGGTCAACCGGCAGATTTTGGGTATAGGGTTCCCAATGAATAGCCGCATCTGAAGCCGGGCTTGGTGTTAGCTGGAAATCTGGCGACTTTCCGGGCGCAATAGTCTTCCATGGTTGATAGCTCGGTGATGCTTCGGGCGTCGGGTCGGGTTTGGGTGTCGCGGCTTGGTTCGCTCTTCCAAATTGATCAACCCATGAAGGTTTAGCGTT from Roseibium porphyridii harbors:
- a CDS encoding type II toxin-antitoxin system RelE/ParE family toxin, which codes for MTGYKLSLAAQADLISIALYGDERHGVEQSDHYRDQLSAHFEILAKQPMLYPAVDHIRQGYRRSLCGVHSVYYRITDRGVEIMRIIGRQDFTNEV
- a CDS encoding type II toxin-antitoxin system ParD family antitoxin, whose translation is MSMVKKSISVTDQQDEWIRAEVAKGYYGNDSEVIRALIRERQLQQQETPEQIEAIRAKLIEAERSGFADKSVKEIWEEARQQAKAE